The segment GCAGTTGCAGGGCCTTCCGGTTGTGGTAAAACAACGCTTCTTAAGATTTGTGCCGGGCTTTTGCCTGTACGTGCAGGGGAGATACGCCGCGGTTATGCTCTGGGGGCTTTTGTGTTCCAGCAACCGTTTTTATTACCCTGGAAAAGTGCCGGTGAAAATATTTCGCTTGGCCTGAAGGCCCGCGGGGTGTCACGAAATGAACGTATGAGGCAGACGGTGCATATGGCTGAGTATGTGGGATTAACACGGGCGGATTTAAAAAAATACCCCCATCAGCTATCCGGAGGAATGCAATGCCGGACAGCTTTTGCCCGCGCTCTGGTACTGGATCCTGATATGGTGTTTCTGGATGAACCTTTTGCTTCGCTTGATATTGGGTTGAAATACGATTGTTACCGGTTCCTCATTACTAGAAAAACAATGAGTATGCTTTTGATTACCCACGATTTAACCGAAGCGGTACGGCTGGCAGACACAATACTCATCATGGCCCCTAATCCTGGCCATGTGGCAGGATGTTTTGATATACGTGTTCCCATAGATGAAAGAGATGAATCGATGATTTCTGACTATACAAATTTCCTTCTCTCTGATCCTGTTGTACAGACGAGTTTTCGTCTGAAATGAAAGGCCGGATGTTTAGCACCTGGCGATTATGCTTACCAGTATTTATTTTATGATGGCAAGGCAGAAAGCAGTGTAATTTATTTTTTATAGCGCTTGATTTTTGTTGTGCATTCTCTATAATGTTTTTAGTGAGAAAGAGTCTCAATTGAAATAGCCAGCTTTCGGGAAATATTTTTACGGATGAATGCAAGTATACACCCTTTTATATATTTTACCTAAGAGGAGAATAGGTATATGCAAGATAACAAACATGATAAAGATTATATCATTCAATCAACCGGTACAGAAGGGAAGCGCATTATCAGGTCGGAGGATATTTTTCAGAACAGGAGAGAAGTAATTATCTGGCATGGTACTGAGCGGTATCGGTTGTTGATTACCAAAGCCGGCAAACTCATATTAAACAAGTAAAGTTGTAACGATTTTTTTCAAGCCAGGTAGCTTTCATACCATTATAAAATTACCCAGCCACAGTTACATGCTCTTGTAACAATTTCTTAACAAAAAACAATATTGTAAGCTTGATTTATTAACGCATTTTTCTGTACTAGGATTAGAAATATCTGTCAGACATTTTTCTCTATTTAAACCATGTGTGGATGGTGACATTTGTAATTTGCCTGGTCTAATAATGTTTCTGGGTTTTTAGCTTTATGAAGGGAGAAGTGTGAAGGCGAACGTTAAAAATTTTTTGTTGGTGTTAGTAATAGCATTTTTCATGTTTTGTATAAAAACCGAAGCAGACGTTTTCTATGCAGACGATAAACAGGAGAGCCAATACGGCAAAAGTGCATCAATCATTGAAAATGCAGATAAAACAGAAATACAGGGAGAGAAGACCGCACTAAATGAGGAAGCTGCAATGGTAAAAGAAGTTGTAGTAGTAGGTAATCCTGTCGGGGAAAATTTCCGGCTAAACGATCCTGTACCTCAGACAGGTGTTTCGCGGGAGACTTTTGAGAATCGTTTTAACATGCGGGCAGGTGATATGATAAAAAGAATGCCAGGTGTTACCTTTGAAGGCCCGCCTGGTGAAAACCAGGATGTTCGGTTACTTGGTTTAGATAAAGAATTTACCCGTGTGCAGCTTGATGGAATACAACTGCCGGGTGCTGGCGAAAAACGTGAGTTTCAGGTTAACCGGATTTCTGCTTTCCTTATCGATGATGTTCGTGTTATCCGGAATCCAACGGCAGAATATGAAAGTGACGGCATTGCTGGCAGAGTAGATGTCCGGACACGCCCTATTCCCGAGAAACTTACCATTCACGGCCGTCTCGGATATGGAACCCGTGACGGATTCCATGATTCTTTCTGGCATCAGGCTGTTGGTTTCGGCATAAGACCAACGAAATGGTTTGGAATTATGGCTGCATTTGATAATTTGGAAGATGTCTTCGAAAAAGATAAGAGCCGGATAGAATCGACTGGTAAAACCGAAAAAGAAGACGAGAGGGTGCCAAGGAAATCAAGGAATATGTATCTTGATCTTGGATTTTTTTATGGCCCCGGTGAATTTCATATAAAACCATTGTATCTTGACAGGGATGAAGATAAGAGAAAAAGGAAAGTAAAAGAGGATATTACAAAGCCAGAAGTAAGCAATGAAGAGCTGGAAACAGAATTTGAAAGGAAGTTCCAGAAGACTGTTGGCATTGGTCTCCATCATTTGTATACCTTTCGAGAAGGGATCGTATGGGATACGTTAATTGGATATTATGTTAGTAATGAGAAAAAGAAAGATAAGGAGAAACTCAAGTTTAAAGAGAAGGATTTTGATTTTGTTTTGGACAAAACAGAGTTTGAAAAAGAAGACAAAGAGGATGAGACATGGAATTTTTCCTCATCGTTGCTGATTCCTTTTGAGTTAGGGTTGCGGCAAGAATTAAAGTTCGGAGGAGCCCTCAGATTCCGGGACAGGTTCCGGGATAAAAGCGAGAAATTTGAGGTTGATTCAAAAGGTAACATAAAAGATTTAAGAAAGCCCAAAGATTCTTATGCGCTTTCAGAAGACTACCATGCTGCTTTTGTTCAAAATCAGGTATGGGTTGCCGACCGCTTCAGTGTTCTGCCTGGGGTACGCCTGGAGTATGTTGAGCTTAATTCGAGGAGTGGCGATGGTACAAAAGGAGAGAGTACCTTCACTGATATTAATCCTTCCCTGCACCTGCTCTATCAGTTTCGGGATGATGTAAGTTTTCGTGGTGCAGTCTCCCGGGGTGTAAACCGTCCAAAGTTTGATGAATTATCTCCCTTTGAACAGGAGGAGGATAAAAAAATTAAAATAGGTAATCCGAACCTTGAGCCTGCAAGATCCTGGAATTTTAATCTGGGATCCGATTATGTTGGAAAATATCTGATGTTTGGCATCAATTTATTTTACAAAAATATTTCAGATGTAATTGAGGAAATTGATACCGGAATTGTTCGGGATGGAAAGGAGGTTTTCAGGATTGAAAATGTCGGCGATGGATGGGTCAGGGGTGTTGAGCTTGAGCAGAGGGTCGGTCTTGGAATGATGAATATTCCGGCGCTTAACCGTTTTATTCTTTGGGCAAACGAGTCTTTCCTTGATTCTGAGTTAAAAGATGCGGGCGGGAAAAGACGTCGTTTTAAAGATCAGCCCCGTTTTGTATCAAATCTTGGGTTTGACTATATCTATGAACCGTTTGGCGCTATTTTCACTGCATCGTGGAACTATATCGGAGAACGGAAAAACATTGAGGCGGATAAAGAAAAGACTATCAAGCCTTTTTCTACGATTGATTTGGCTGTCCGTCAACGCGTTGTTAACCGGCTCAATTGCTTTGTTGAGGTTGAGAATGTAACTGATGAAAAAAGGAGAGAAAAAGAGTTAAAAACAGACGGGACGCTTGCCAGCATGGCTGAATCGAATGGGCGGACATTCTGGTTCGGACTTGAGTATAAGTTTTAATTTCAAAGTAGGGCAGGCACCGCCTGCCGGAAATAACCGAATTGTGAAAATGTCATCGCGAGGAGTGGAGTGACGAAGCAGTTTCTGTTTTTGAGATTGCTTCGGGGAAGGTCCTGTAATGACCGGTGTACCGGTGGGTAGTTTTTATGAGTAAGGGGATATGACCGGTTTCATCCGTATAATACTATCACGGTATTTCTTTCTGAATGCTATGGTATCTTATGTGGTTTTAAAAGGAGGTATACAGTGAAAATTTATGGGAAAATTAACCTGCGCAGATGGCATGCATGGGTCGGTATTATTCTCTCCCTCCCTATTTTTATTGTTGGAATAACAGCGGTTTTCATTGCGCATGAAGGGCTTCTGGGTCTTAAAAAAATCCCGGTAAAAGCAGATTGGCTTCCGGGTTATAAAGCACAATCTGTAAGAACTGAGTATAAGGAAATTAAATGCATCCTTATCACACAAACTGGTCTGCAGTATATAGGTACAAAACATGGGTTGTTTATATTTGATCAGGGAAAACTGAATCCTGTTAAGGAGTTAAGGGGGTCAGATATTAAAAATATAGTGAAGAGTCCTAATGGGGTGTTCGTGGCAGCGAATAATGGCGCATGGTTTTTTGAAGGTCATGTGTGGAAGGAGGTATTCAAAGACGATGTTCATAATATCAGTGTTTCACAAAACGGCTGTATTTATCTTGTGACAGTGCAGGAAGGCCTTCAGGTGAGTTGTGATGGCGGGCAAAGCTGGGTTCCTGAAACAGAGATAATGCCTGCTTTGCATGCATTAACAATACCAAGAACTCAACAGAAAATTCATTTTGCCAAATTGATGATAGACCTCCATACCGGCAAGGCTTTGTTAGGAAAAACATTTATATGGCTTTGGATTGATATTATCAGTTGCATCATTCTTTTTCTTACTGTGAGTGGAGTTTACTTGTGGCGGAAGATGGAAAGACAAAAGGCTGAATTGCAGGGATAAGAAGTATTATTTTGAATATTTACTCCGTACAGTGTTCCATAATTTCCTATGACTGAATATGTATCGGTTACGTTTCTCTTTTTTATTACCGTATCACTTTTGATAGGGCTTACTGTCATAGGGTTATTGATAGACGGCCTGTTCATTAATTTACGGTGTAAATGGAGGTGGTTGAAGATTTGGGGAGACAGTGCAAGTAAGAATAGATATTGGGTTTCTTTACAGGGGCATGATTCATTTATCTTTCAAGGAATGCCTAATTTGCTCGATGCATTAAAAATGCAGGCAGTTGAAATCCATGGAAAATGTATGAGAGGTTACTGTGGGGCATGTAAACTTACCGTTTTATACGGTGAGGTGCGTTGGATTATGCCGCCAGATAGTAGACTTAAGGAGAACGAAATCCTCGCGTGTTGTTGTGTTCCCCAAAGTGATCTTCAGCTTTCCGGAATAGAGAGCTGAACAGTTTTAGATTTAAGCAGTATAGTTAAAAGGGAGATAACTTATTTACCATGTTTGACGGGAGGAAGGATGTATGACGCTCTGGAATCAGAGACTGATAGATTTATTCCACAAAGGAGGGTTTACGATGTGGCCTCTCCTGGCCTGCTCTGTTATTGGAGCTGCCATTATTATAGAACGGTTTCTCTACTTTCAAAGGATCAGGTTAAATTATTTTCGCTTTAGTGAGCGGCTAAAGTCACTTTCTGTAAAAGCAAAGAGGAGAGAATGCCTGTCCTTTTGTAATAAATTTAGAAATCCGGTTTCAAAAATTGCGGGGCTATACCTCAAGAATCTTGAGAACGATTCTTTAAGAAATGAAATACTCAAAAGGGAAGGTTCCCTTGCATTGGAAAGAGCTGAAAACAGGCTCAGGGCGCTTGCGGCCATTACCCACCTTGCACCTCTTTTAGGTCTCCTCGGGACTGTTACCGGCCTTGTAAGCGCATTCCATAGGATTGAAATCCTAGGCGGGCAGGTTCAACCCGGCGATCTAGCTGCCGGCATATGGGAGGCCCTGATCACGACTGTTTTTGGTTTGGTAATCGGCATTCCTTGTATGGCAGCTTATCATGGCTTTGAAAGTGCAGCAGACAGGATTGCAAGAAGGATGCAGTTTATTATTTCTGAACTCGACGAGTTTTTTGGTAAACATACTTCCGGTAGTTTCAAAATCAAAGATACTGAAACAGTGGAAGAAGAAATGGAAGTGGTGCACTAATGGAATTTATACGACAAAAAAAACCGGCTCTTTCAATTGACATGGCCCCTTTGATCGATATTGTTTTTCAACTGCTTGTGTTCTTTATGTTAAGTTCTTCATTTTTAAATCCTGCGCTCAGGCTTAATTTACCGAAAGCAGCCGAACATGACCGGAGAGAACCAGAACACGTTGTCGTAAGCCTTGATGCCGATGGCAATGTTTTTGTTAATACCATCAAAACATCCATGAATGAACTGAGAATGCTACTTGAAAATGAGATAGCAAACAATCCGAAAAAATCAGTTCATATCCGGGGGGATCAGGAAATGGCTTATAAGTATTTTGTAGAGGTTATGGATATTTCACGTCAGGCAGGTGCCCGGCAAATTAATATTGTACATCAGGCGGTAAGGAAAGAATAAAGATGCTGTTTTCCCGTCAAAATATCTTTTTCGGTTCTGTTTTAGCAGCTTCTCTTGCAGGACATACATTTCTGCTGGTGGGCGGGAATTTTTTCTATGAACCGCCTCGTTATACGGTTGAATTAGCAGCAAACAGTATGGAAGTTCTGATGGTAAATGAAGACGATATTAGTCTCTACGAGATAATAAGCCAGGAGAGTGAAACTGAACAGGATGAACCAGAAGACCGGGAGATAGAGACTGAGGTAGATGAGGTTGTAGAACAGGGGGTTGAACCTGATCAGGACAAATTAATAGAGCGAGAAATTAAGCCTGAATCACAGGAAACCGGGGTTGAACAAGATGACATACTATCACAGGAAACACAGGCTGACCAGGATGAGATACGAAAACAAGAGCAGAAACATGCAGTACAAGACGCATTACCAGATCAAACCGGGGCGATAAAAGAAAAAATTAGAGAGAAACATTACCAGAAGAAGAAAGAGCAAAAATCAGCCTACGTAGAACCAACAAGGGGTGCTGTTGAAGAAATCAAACTGGATACCTTAAAAAATGCAGCGCCACTCTATCCCAAGGTAGCGAGAGAGAAAGGGTGGGAGGGTACCGTGATACTGAAGGTGTTAATTCAGGCGAATGGCAGGCCAGGACAGATCCTGGTGGATAAAAGCTCAGGCCATAGTATCTTGGATGAATCTGCTTTAAAGGCTGTTCAAAACTGGCAATTTTTTCCCAAGAGGATAGCAAACATCACCATTGCATCCTGGATTAAAGTGCCGATCCGGTTTTCTTTAGAGGAAAAAGATGAAAGAAGAAAAGAGAAGGCAAAACACCACGGATCGGAAAGGAGAGAAAAGGAGGTTGGAGAAAAAGGGAAAAAAAAGAAGGGGAAGCGTGATAGACCGGATAAAAACGAAGTACATGTCATGAATAGGAATGGCAAGCTTGAAGAAAGATAATTGCAGTACTCGTACCTGATGTGTTTCCGGGGAAATAAAATATCTTTGATTTGGAGGAAGTGAATGGTGACGACAATAGTTTTTCGTACCTGTTTTATAGCGGTTTTTTTGTATGGTTGTATTTTTTGTACCGGATTTGCAGGTCTGACTATTGCTCAAAACAAGGAAGTCCGGGTAATACGGAAGTTTTCTGATTTGCCCGTGGAATCGCAGTCCCCAATAGACCGGATTGTGGGAAATGGTATTATTGTCGAAATGGAAGAAACACGAACGAATCAGGTAACAGAAGTCAAAGTTTTGTATTTACGCGGAAACCGGCTGCACAATCTTATCTGGGATGTTTCAGGCAAAAAGATCATTGGAAGTTCTGAACAAAAAGTAATCCAGATGATTATGGGTGCTATACTCAATGGAGTGAGAGGAGAAATTGAAAAAATAAAGGGTGATCGACAGATAGAAAGGATAAGGGTAAAAGAAATTGGTAATGATGGACAAGAGTTTTTCCATGTTCATTTTATCGATACTGATGGAAAGAGGACAGATATTAAGCTGGATATGAATGGTACCTTGCTGAAGTAAAAGTTCGTAGGGGAAGTTATCGTGTGACGCACGGGGAGTGTTCCCCAAGGTAATGTTTCGACAAGTTGTTTCTTTAAAAAAAGGAGGGAGTAGATGGTTAAGAAATTTGTTGTTCGTTTGGGATTTGTGGTTGTATGCATGCATGGAGGTGTTTTAGGTGCTGTATTCCATGGTAAGGTTGTTGCAGATGAGGTCCGGGTGGTACAGAAATTCTCAGACCTGCCTGTAGAGGTGCAAGTACCGGTTGCCAGGTTTCTGGTCGGCGGCAAGATCGTCGAGATTGAAGAAGCTAAAGCGCATAAAGTTGTGGAAGTTAAAATCTCGTACTTGCGTGAAAACCGGTTGCATGAGCTTGTGTGGGATGCAACGAACCAAAAGATGCTTGGTGGTACCGAGTCTGAGGTAATTCAGGAAGTCCTGGGAGGAATTCCACAAAAAGCGCTGGAGGCAGTCGAGAATGCGAAGGGGCATAATCAAGTGAAAAGGATCAAGATCAAACATGCGGATGCCGATGATCATGAGTACGTGCATGTGCATTTTGTTGATGGCAGTGGCATGAAGACCGATGTTAAGCTTGAGATGGATGGTTCCCTGCAAAAACAAGTATGGTAACGGAAAAGGAGAATATTGTGATAAACAAATTTGGCGTTAATATGGTATTGGTAACGGCGTTGGTATATGGTGGTATCTGGAGTGCAGGCATTGTTAATACATCTCGTGCAGATGAGAAAAAAGAGTTTGAAATAGACTGGCAGGTACCAAATCAGGAGGAATGTAAAGAAATAAAAGAACAGGAAGATGAATGTAAGGAGAAAGACAAAAAGGACAAGAAAAATAAAAAAGATAAGCACCACGAGGGGAAAGAAAGGGAAGGAAAAGAAAAGGAAAAAAAGATTAAAATTACCATAGAAATTATAGAATCTGATGAGGAAGAGAGAGAAGAAAGGGATAAGAAGGACAAGCATAACAGAAGAGAAGGAAAAGAAAAAAATGAAAAGGATAAACACAAGCATCACGAGAGGGGAGAAGAGGAAGAAAAGGACTAATAAAGACATACGCTTTCTGTAAAAAATGATATTTATAAAATATTTATTGACAATTTCTATAAACATTATATAATGAGAGCTATTTGAGAATGAGTCTCAATAATACTATTTGGGAGGCAGGAGGATAGTGAAAAGTGGTGGGGAAAAAATGGAATGGTACAAAAAGGTTTTTTACGGGATTGTAATTGCAACATTTAGCGGATTGCTTATGACGATGGTCCAGTCGCCCCGTATTTATGCTTCTGTAGATATTATTGATACGGTTGCTAAGGATCCTGCAGATGTTCCGCCTCGCATAAGCCGTTCAAATCCAAAGACGGTGATAATAGATTTGGTGGCAAAGGAAGTTGTTGCTGATATTGCTCCGGGGAAGAAATTCTGGTTTTGGACTTTTGCTGAAACCAAACCGAATGGGATGGGTCATCCGACAGTGCCTGGCCCTATGATCCGGGTTATGGAAGGAGATACGGTTGTTATCAATTTAACCAATGATATGCACAATGAAGAACCACATAATCTGGATTTTCATGCTGGTTTTGGTGCTATGCTCATGGATGTTGAACCGGGAGAGACTAAAACGCTAACTTTTAAGGCTGAAAGGATCGGGGCGTACATATATCATTTATCATTGTGCTGCAGAAGAAATGCCCTGGGAACATGTTGCATATGGAATGTATGGCCTTATCGTTGTGGAACCGAAAGGGGGATTGCCAAAGGTTGACAGGGAATTCTATATTGGACAGGGCGAATGGTATCTTAAGTATGGTATCGAGGACCATCCTGGTATCGATGGTTATTCCCTCGATGAAGACAAGGCGCTTGCTGAACAGCCTGATTATTTTACCTTCAACGGTCATACGGTGGCGCTGAAAGATCCCTTACTCTATGGAAATGCGATCGAGACAAATCAGGGTGACAGGTACGTATTTTCTTTGTTTGCGGAGGGCCTAATATCGGTTCAAATTTCCATATTATTGGCCAGATTTTTGATAAATACTCTCCTGGCCATTTCCGTGATTTCATAAGAAACACGGAGACGGTTTACGTGCCGCCGGGATCAGCAGCAATATTTGAGTGCATAACATATGCAGCAGGCGTTTTTCCCATTGTTGATCACGCATTATTCAGGGTGCCCAAGGGTGCTGGGGGTGTACTGCACGTGAAATAGAGGGTTATTTGTTCTTCATTACCAGAAAATTTCAATGGTAATTTCAAAAATTTTCAAAATTCCCCTAGTCCTCTCTCTATAAACCCAAAACCCCCCTTTCTGGAGGAGGACTAAGGGGTAAATACATTGTGCTGAAGTTTTCCTTTTGTATGAGTTTGTGGACAATATTGTATGAATAGTTTTTTTATATTTCAGTATAGGGAGAAGTATGATGTCGCCTTTGAGCGTTTTACCGGGGAGAATTAGGTTCGAATGTACCTGTCTTGTTGGAAGACCAGGTATCTGCAAATATTTGCAAAACCAAATAAAAAATTTCTCAGGAAGTATAACAGAGGTAATGATTAATTATAGAACAGGAAGGATTTTGGTTAAATTTGATGAAAAACGAATTGACCGGCAATCTTTATCTGGCCATATAAACAATATGTTG is part of the Candidatus Jettenia sp. AMX2 genome and harbors:
- a CDS encoding ATP-binding cassette domain-containing protein; this encodes MAYPGVEKITGSEIALEVNGLYYSYAATPVLEKINLRILRGMRLAVAGPSGCGKTTLLKICAGLLPVRAGEIRRGYALGAFVFQQPFLLPWKSAGENISLGLKARGVSRNERMRQTVHMAEYVGLTRADLKKYPHQLSGGMQCRTAFARALVLDPDMVFLDEPFASLDIGLKYDCYRFLITRKTMSMLLITHDLTEAVRLADTILIMAPNPGHVAGCFDIRVPIDERDESMISDYTNFLLSDPVVQTSFRLK
- the hemP gene encoding hemin uptake protein HemP — protein: MQDNKHDKDYIIQSTGTEGKRIIRSEDIFQNRREVIIWHGTERYRLLITKAGKLILNK
- a CDS encoding TonB-dependent receptor; protein product: MFCIKTEADVFYADDKQESQYGKSASIIENADKTEIQGEKTALNEEAAMVKEVVVVGNPVGENFRLNDPVPQTGVSRETFENRFNMRAGDMIKRMPGVTFEGPPGENQDVRLLGLDKEFTRVQLDGIQLPGAGEKREFQVNRISAFLIDDVRVIRNPTAEYESDGIAGRVDVRTRPIPEKLTIHGRLGYGTRDGFHDSFWHQAVGFGIRPTKWFGIMAAFDNLEDVFEKDKSRIESTGKTEKEDERVPRKSRNMYLDLGFFYGPGEFHIKPLYLDRDEDKRKRKVKEDITKPEVSNEELETEFERKFQKTVGIGLHHLYTFREGIVWDTLIGYYVSNEKKKDKEKLKFKEKDFDFVLDKTEFEKEDKEDETWNFSSSLLIPFELGLRQELKFGGALRFRDRFRDKSEKFEVDSKGNIKDLRKPKDSYALSEDYHAAFVQNQVWVADRFSVLPGVRLEYVELNSRSGDGTKGESTFTDINPSLHLLYQFRDDVSFRGAVSRGVNRPKFDELSPFEQEEDKKIKIGNPNLEPARSWNFNLGSDYVGKYLMFGINLFYKNISDVIEEIDTGIVRDGKEVFRIENVGDGWVRGVELEQRVGLGMMNIPALNRFILWANESFLDSELKDAGGKRRRFKDQPRFVSNLGFDYIYEPFGAIFTASWNYIGERKNIEADKEKTIKPFSTIDLAVRQRVVNRLNCFVEVENVTDEKRREKELKTDGTLASMAESNGRTFWFGLEYKF
- a CDS encoding 2Fe-2S iron-sulfur cluster-binding protein, translating into MTEYVSVTFLFFITVSLLIGLTVIGLLIDGLFINLRCKWRWLKIWGDSASKNRYWVSLQGHDSFIFQGMPNLLDALKMQAVEIHGKCMRGYCGACKLTVLYGEVRWIMPPDSRLKENEILACCCVPQSDLQLSGIES
- a CDS encoding MotA/TolQ/ExbB proton channel family protein, which encodes MTLWNQRLIDLFHKGGFTMWPLLACSVIGAAIIIERFLYFQRIRLNYFRFSERLKSLSVKAKRRECLSFCNKFRNPVSKIAGLYLKNLENDSLRNEILKREGSLALERAENRLRALAAITHLAPLLGLLGTVTGLVSAFHRIEILGGQVQPGDLAAGIWEALITTVFGLVIGIPCMAAYHGFESAADRIARRMQFIISELDEFFGKHTSGSFKIKDTETVEEEMEVVH
- a CDS encoding biopolymer transporter ExbD, with product MEFIRQKKPALSIDMAPLIDIVFQLLVFFMLSSSFLNPALRLNLPKAAEHDRREPEHVVVSLDADGNVFVNTIKTSMNELRMLLENEIANNPKKSVHIRGDQEMAYKYFVEVMDISRQAGARQINIVHQAVRKE
- a CDS encoding energy transducer TonB, producing the protein MLFSRQNIFFGSVLAASLAGHTFLLVGGNFFYEPPRYTVELAANSMEVLMVNEDDISLYEIISQESETEQDEPEDREIETEVDEVVEQGVEPDQDKLIEREIKPESQETGVEQDDILSQETQADQDEIRKQEQKHAVQDALPDQTGAIKEKIREKHYQKKKEQKSAYVEPTRGAVEEIKLDTLKNAAPLYPKVAREKGWEGTVILKVLIQANGRPGQILVDKSSGHSILDESALKAVQNWQFFPKRIANITIASWIKVPIRFSLEEKDERRKEKAKHHGSERREKEVGEKGKKKKGKRDRPDKNEVHVMNRNGKLEER
- a CDS encoding multicopper oxidase domain-containing protein — translated: MEWYKKVFYGIVIATFSGLLMTMVQSPRIYASVDIIDTVAKDPADVPPRISRSNPKTVIIDLVAKEVVADIAPGKKFWFWTFAETKPNGMGHPTVPGPMIRVMEGDTVVINLTNDMHNEEPHNLDFHAGFGAMLMDVEPGETKTLTFKAERIGAYIYHLSLCCRRNALGTCCIWNVWPYRCGTERGIAKG